The Vicinamibacterales bacterium genome includes the window GCATAAAGCACGTGAACCCCGCTTTCGAGCGGCTCACCGGCTGGACCCTCCAGGAGGTGCGCGGCAGGGAGTGGCTGACGCTGTTGCCCCGGCGCGAGGTCTCGAGTGTCGGACGGCTGCTCCAGGTGGCCATCGCGGGAACACCCGCCTGCGGCAACGTGAACCCCATCCTCACTCGCTCGGGTGACGAGCGGGAGCTCGAGTGGTACGACCAGGTGCTCCGCGATGGTACCGGCACTGTGACCGGCCTGGTGGCCATGGGCATCGACGTCACCGAACGGCGTCAGGCGGAGAAGGCGGCGGACGCGCTCAGACGGCGACAGAGCAATATCCTCGACAGCATGTTCGCCATGGTCGGCGTGTTCGACCTCGCCGGCAACCTGCTCGAGGCCAATCGTGCGCCGCTCGAGCTTGCAGGGCTCGAGCCGGAGGACGTGATCGGCCGGCCGTTCTGGGAGACCTACTGGTGGTCGTACTCTCCCGTGGTCCAGGAGCAGGTGCGCTCGGCCCTCTCCCGTGCCGCCCGAGGCAACATCGTTCGCGAGGACTTCGTCATCCGGGTCGCCGGGGGGCTGTTCATCACGATCGACGCCATGTTCGGCCCCCTCCGCAACGCCGACGGCACGATTGTGGAGGTGATCGGCTCCGCGGTGGACGTGACCGATCGCCAGCGTGCCGAGCAGGCGCTGCGCGAGAGCGAGACACGGCTGCGCGCGATCTTCGAGTCCGAACCGGAGTGCGTCAAGATTGTCGCGCGCGATGGCACGCTGCTCGACATGAACCCGGCCGGCCTGCGCCTGATCGGAGCGAGTACGCTCGATTCGCTGCGCAGCCTCAGGGTGTTCGACTTGATCGATGCCCAGTATCACGACCTGTACCGGGAAGCGATCGACGCCGTGTTTCGCGGCGAGTCCAGCCAGGACCAATACCAAATCGTGGCCCCCGATGGCAGTCGGCGGTGGATGGAACAGCACGCCGTGCCGATGCGGGACTCTGCCGACCCGTCCCGGGTGACGGCCATGCTGGCCGTGACACGAGACATCACCTCTCGCCGCTCGATGGAAGTTGCGCTGAGACAAAGCGAGCAGCGACTCCGCCAGGCTCAGGCCATCGCGGCCATCGGCAACTGGGAACTCGACGTGGCGGCGGGCGCTCTGTGGTGGTCGGACGAAATCTACAGCATTTTCGAGATCGACCAGAGGCGGTTCGGAGCATCCTACACCGCATTCCTTGAGGCCATTCACCCTGGCGATCGCGAGGCCGTCAATGCCGCGTACACCGCGTCGCTGGTGACCCGGCAGCCGTACCACATCACGCACCGGATCCAAACCGCGGATGGCCGCGTCAAGCATGTGGAGGAGCGCTGCGAAACGGACTTCGCCGCAGACGGCGCCCCGCTGCGCTCCCGTGGCACGGTGCAGGAGATCACGGTCCGAGTCGAGGCCGAAGAGGCCCTTCGCGCTTCGGTCCGGGAGAAGGAAACCCTGCTGCGTGAAGTGCACCACCGCGTGAAGAACAACCTGCAGATCGTCTCGAGCCTGCTCCACTTCCAAGCCAAGAAGGTGAAGCGCCCCGAGGATCTGGCGGCGTTTGACGACGCCCGCGCTCGCCTGCGGGCGATGAGCCTGGTGCACGAGAAGCTCTACCGATCGCGCGAGCTATCGGCCATCCTCATGCACGACTACCTCAAGGAACTGATCGGGGGGGTTCGGCAGTCCCACGCCGCCCCCAACCAGAGTGTCACCGTCGAATTGACCGCCGACCCCATCTACCTGTCGGTCGAGACCGCGATGCCGGTTGGCATGATCGTCGGCGAATTGCTGACCAACGTGTTCAAGCACGCGTTCCCCACCAATCGCCGGAACGGACGGGCCGCGGTCCACCTGACCACATCCGGAGGCCAGGCTGAGATCGGCGTGACCGACGACGGGGTGGGCCTGCCTGAGACGTTCTCGCCCGAGTCGGGTGAGTCGTTCGGCTGGCAAATGGTCATGGCGCTGACGGCGCAGCTCGAAGGCGAGTTGCGCGTTACCAGGGGCGCCGGCACCAGCGTCGTCATCACCTTTCCCATGGCGGAGCGGGCTCGTACTCCGGCCCCAACTTTCCTGTCCGAAACGGGTTGATCATGCCCACACCTCCGACTGCGATCTTCATCGTCGAAGACGAAGCTCTCATCGCCATGGAACTGCGCGACCGCCTGACGGTGCTCGGCTACCACGTCTGTGGCCATGCCTTGCGGGGCGAGGTGGCCCTGGAGCAAGTCCCGGCCAGCGGCGCGGACGTGGTGCTGATGGACGTCCGCCTGGCCGGCACCATGGACGGCATTGAGACGGCCGCCCGGCTTCACGACCTCACCGACGCTGCGATCATCTTTCTGACGGCCTACTCGGACGATGACCTGCTGCGGCGGGCGGGAGCCGTGGAACCGCACGGGTACCTCGTGAAGCCCTTCGAGGAACGGGAACTGCATGCCACCATCCAGATGGCGCTCTATCGCCGCCGGATGGAGCGCGCGATTCAGGAGGCCAACGAGAGGCTCGAGGAACGCGTGCGCGAACGCACGGCCGCGCTCGAGGCGAGCGGGCGCCTCCTGTCGAGCATCAACGCGAATCTCGAGGGCACCGTCATCTACCGGATGGCCTTCAGCGCCACCGGGCAGATGCGCTGCACCTATATGAGTCCCAACGTCGAGGATGTCTTCGGCATCAGCGCCGTCGACTTCATGGCCGACGCCGACGCCATCTTTCGGATGATGGAGCCCGCGGACGTGCCCCGCGTTCGCGCCAACATCACTGAGTCGTTGCGCACCGGGAACACCGCGTCGGTCGAGTTCCGTTTGCGCCGTGTTGACGGCAGCATCGCGTGGCTTCACTTCCGGTCACGTCTGAGCGAACGGTTGCCCGATGGCACGCAGGTCCGGGACGGCGTGGCCACGGACATTACGGCGGCCAAGGACGCCGAAGCCACCCTCCGCGAGAGCGAAGAGCGCCTGGCGGTCACGCTGCAATCCATCGGCGATGCCGTGATGGCGACCGACACGGCGGGCCGGATTACCCAGATGAACCCGATCGCCGAACAGCTCACGGGATGGCCGCTGAGTGAGGCGCTGGGCCTCCCCGTCGCTGAGGTGTTCCACATCATCAACGCCACCACCCGCCAACCCGCGGACTCGCCCGTGGGCGAGGTGCTCGCCTCTGGCGGCCCCCACGAACTGGCCAACCACACCGCGCTTGTCGCGAGGGACGGCACCGAGCGCGCCATCGCCGACAGCGCGGCCCCGATCCGCGATGCCGGGGGGCGGTTGCTGGGCGTGGTGCTGGTCTTTCGGGACGAGACCGAGGCCCGCGACCGACGGCGACTCGTGGAACGGCAGCGGACCATGCTGGCGGCGCTGCACCTCGCGCAAGAGCAGTACATCACCGACCCCGACAGTTACGTTGCTTTCGACGGGCTGTTAGCCGCCGTGATCCAGTCCACGGCCAGCTCGTGCGGCTTCATCGCCGAAATCCACCGCGACGACACCGGCCGGCCGCACTTGAGCATCGATGCGGTCAGCGCCGGAGCGCCACGGGAGTTCGTCGCCTGGTTCGGCTTACTGGCGGGAGTGCCAAGTCCGGAGCCCGGTCATCTTGATGCGCTCATCGCCACGCTGGTCACCGCTCACGCACCGTTCATCTCGAACCGTCCGGCCACCGACCCCCGGCGTGACGGTCCACCGCCGGGGGCCGAGCGGCCACACGCGTTCATGGGAATCCCGATTGTGGTCGGTGATGAGACCGTGGGCATGGTGGGCATGGCCGACCGTCCCGGTGGCTACGACGAATCGCTGCTGGCGGACTTGCGGCCGCTGTTGACCACCTGTGGCAGCCTGATCCTGGCACGGCGCAACGAGCAACGCCGCCAGGCCGCGGAGGTCGCCCTCCGCGACCTGAATACCAACCTGGAGGCGGAGGTCCAGCGCCGCGCGGCCGCGCTGGCGGAGAGCGAGCAGATGTTCTCGACGCTCGCCACGGCGTCACCCGTCGGCGTCTTCCGCACCGACGTCGCCGGCGAGTGCGTGTCGGTCAACGACCGGTGGTGTGAGATCACGGCTCTCTCCGAGCAAGAGGCGCGCGGCACCGGATGGAGCCGCGCACTGCATCCGCATGACCGCGACCGCGTCGGCACCGAATGGATGGCTGCCGTGCAGACCAGTGGGGAATTTCGATCGGAGTATCGATTCCAGCGGCCCGACGGGGAGAGCACGTGGGTGTTGGGGCAGGCGGTGCCGATCGTCGACGACCGCGGCATCGCCGGTGGGTATATCGGCACGCTGACCGACGTCACCGAGCAGAAGCAGACCGAACGGGCCTTGCGGGCCTTGTCATCCGATCTGCTCGGCCTCAAGGGCGCGGCGTTTTTTGACTCGACCGTGCGCTCGCTGGCGGAGTTACTGGACTGCGAGGTGGCGTTCGCCAGCCAGCGCGTGGCGGTGCAGCGAAGCCAGCTGCAGACGATCGCCATCATCGAGGACGGCGCGCTGCAGCGGGACTACGCCTACGACGTCACCAACCGGCCCTGCCATGACGTCCTCGAGGCGGGGGCGGGCGTGTTCGTGTCACGCGGCGCACGGAAGCATTACCCTCTGGATCCCATCCTGGCGGCCAAACAGATCGAAGCCGTGGCGGCCGTACCGATCATCGATCACGGGGGCCGCGTCATCGGCGTGGTCGGGGTCATGAGCCGGCGACCACTGACCCACCCCTCGCGCACCGAGGCCATCCTGGGGCTGTTTGGCGTGTCGATCGCGGCTGAGATCGAGCGCGAGCGAGGGGCGCGACAATTCCGTGACCTGGTGGAGTTTGCCTCCGACGGCATCGTCATGACCGACCGGCACGGCCTTATCACGCTCGTCAACCGGCAGGCCGAACGGCTCTTCGGCTGGTCTCGAGAGGAACTGGTCGGGCGGCAGGTCGAAGTGCTCATTCCGGCCAACGTCCGGGCCCGCCACATCAGTGACCGGCAGAGCTTCTTCGAGAGACCCGAGCAGCGAGCCATGGGCCCCGACCGGCCCACCTTGCTCGCCCGGCGCAAGGACGGCAGCGAGTTTCCCGCCGAGATCACCCTGAGCCCGATCGAGACCGACGAGGGCACGACGGTCGTGGCGGCGATCCGGGACGTGACCGATCGGCTGAAACTTGAACAGCAGGCGCGACGGGCGCAGCGCATGGAAGCCATCGGCACGCTGGCCGGCGGCATTGCGCACGATCTCAACAATGCGCTGGCGCCCATCACGATGTCGCTGTCGATGCTCAGGACACGGCCGAACAGCCCGCGCTTGATCGACACGATGGAGCGCAGCGCCATGCGGGCCGTCGGCATGGTGCAGCAGTTGCTGGCCTTTGCGAGAGGGGCGGACGGTCAACGGACGCCTCTGGAGGCCACCCACCTGGTGAGCGACCTCGAGGCCATCATCCGCCCCACATTCCCCAAGAACATCACCCTCGACATTCACGTGCCTGCTGCCGCGCCGGCCCCGGTGATGGGCGACACCACGCAGTTGCACCAGGTGCTGCTCAATCTCTGCGTGAACGCCCGGGATGCCATGCCCGACGGTGGCACCCTGACCCTGGCGGTGGCCGATGTCGACGTCGATGCCGCGCTCGCGGCGTCGGCGCCGGATGCCGCCGGCCGGCCGGGCCCCTATGTCGCCTTGCACGTCACCGATACGGGAAGCGGCATCCCGCCCGAAATGACCGAGCGGATCTTCGATCCGTTCTTCACCACGAAGGGACCCGACAAGGGTACCGGCCTGGGCCTGTCCACCGTTCTCGGCATCGTCAAGGGACACGGCGGCTTCATCCTGATGTCATCGAAGGTGGGGCACGGGACCACCTTCTCGGTGTACCTCCCGGCCGCAAAGGGCGTCACCGCGGAAGCCTCGCCCCCGGCGACCGGCTCGATCACCGGCGCCGGGGAACTGGTGCTGCTGGTGGATGATGAGGACTCGGTTCGCGAGGCGGCCGGCCAGGTGCTGGCGCGACTCAACTTCACGTGCCTCCTCGCCGCCGACGGCAACGAGGCCCTGTCATTGGTCGCACGCCACGGTCCGGCGATTCGGGTGGTGATCACCGACCTGCACATGCCGCACATGAGCGGCCTCGGCTTCGTCGGTGCAATGCGGCTGATGCTGCCCGACACTCCGGTAATCGTCACCAGCGGGCGGCTCGATGACGCCGCGGAACAATTCAGGGAGCTGGGCGTGCGCCTTGTGCTCGACAAGCCTTTCACGGAAGAGAAACTGGCGGCCGCTCTGCGCGTTGCCCTCGACGCGTCCGGGCCGGCGCAGTAGCGGCAGAGGCACTCCCGCCCGGCCGTCGCCACACAGCGCCGCTGACGCCATCGGGCTTCACCACGCGCCCTGCGTGCCCGTCTTCCGCCAGATCATCTCCCGGCTTCTCCCAACGCCCAGCTGGTAGAACAGCCGGCTGAGGCTTGGGTCGGTTCGCCGCACGGCCTCCCACGTTTCGTCCAGCGGCAGCGAGCCGCCGCGCATCAACTCGGTCGGGCGCCCCGCTTCGGCCACCTCCGCCTCGCAGCCCTGCGTCTCGAGCCACCGTTCCAACCCGAACGGTGCGAAGTGATGGAGGTGCAGCGGATGCTCCCAGAACCGGTCGTCAGGCGAGGTCATGACGCGTCGCGAGAGCCACCCGGCGTCGTTGGGCACGGCCAGCTGCAGGAGTCCCTTCGATCTGAGCGCGCCGATCGCGCGTCGCAGCAGGCGTCCGGGGAATTGCACATGCTCCAGCACGAACCACAGCCTGACGACATCGTAGCTGTCGTCGACCGGATTCCAGTGCTGAGCGTCCAATGCCTCGACCTTGTCGCCAAGGTGGCCCGCCAGACCGATGAGCCGTCGATCGCTGTCGAAGCCGGTGGCCTGCCAGCCGGCCGCCGACGCCGCCTCGACGAACGCGCCGCTCCCACACCCGACGTCGAATAATCGGCGCCCCTCCGTGAGCGTGGACAGCAGCGACAGCCATCGGTGGTCCGCCGGATTCTGCCCTCTGGCATAGTCGACGGGATCGGACAACACACTCGCCTCACCCGTGACTTGCGTCAGGGTGCCGCAGGCAGGGCAACAGAGGTAGCGTGCCGTCTCAGGCACCAGCCCGCCGCCGTCACACAGGGGACACTGGGAGGGCTCGGTCATCGCGATGCCGTGTTTCGAGAAAGACTGGCGCGAATGGTGTCGAACCGCCACAGCGCCAGCGCCTTGTCGGCGAAGAGCCCGTCCGGGCCGGGCGCCTTCTCCGCGATCGTTTCAAGAGGGGCCGGCAGCCCGAACGGGGGTTGCCGCAGATCCACCGGGCGCCATGCTCCCGTAATGACGTCGTGGTTCCGGCCGGAATCGGGAAACGTCGTCGACAGGAGGTAGGTGGACGAAGTGCGCGCGAAGTTGCGGAGCACGTCGGCCGCCACGTGATTGGGCAGGTGGACGAGGCAGTCGCGGCAGATGATGAGGTCGGCCGACGGCAGCGCGTCGACGGCGATGTCGCGATGGAGAAAGGTCACGCGCGGCGCCGCGAACCGTTCCGCGTTTCGGGCGATGAGCGGCGCCACGATATCGACGCCCGTGTAGTGGTCGAGGCTCGGCAGCAGCTCGGCCATCCAGTTGACGTCGCCGCAAGGCGCGTCCAGGATCGAGCGGACGCCGTACTGCTGGAGGAGCGCGGGCAGCGCGTCGCGCACACGCCGCGTAGCCCCAAGTGACGACCCGCCGCCCGACACCGACTCGGCATCACGCCAACTGTTGGTGTGGAAGATGCGGGAGAACACGTCCTCGCTCCGCTCGCCGTCGCCGGTGGCGAGCGACGCCACCGTGGCGAAGTCGGCACCGGCCATCCAGCCGGCTTCGACCAGCTGTTCCGCGATCTGGGTTTCGTACATCGACGCGATGACGACGAACGGGCGCGCGGGCTGGTGAAGCACACTCCGCGGATCGGCGACCGGCAGTCCTTCGACCGTCGAGCCCCATCGCCCGGACGCCTGGTCCAGGAATCCGCACAGGTTCCGGTCGCGCAACAGTCGCCGCGCCTCGAGACCCACCTGCCCGGCACCCCAGATGTAGACCGGACGGCCCGATACCGGGGACCGGTGCAGGCCGGACGAGAGCGGGGCCGACGGATCGGTCGTGTTCGGCATGGCTTCTGGCGCGCCCGCGACTGCAATCCTCATACCGGCCTATCAGGCTGTCCCATTTGGTTCTTGGCGATGGCACACCATTCGCTGTGTCGGAGGGCGGAGACCCTGTGAGATGACGGAAGAGCAGGAAAACCCTGCGATGGGCGGCCGTACGGTGACGGCCGGCCGAATCGAGGATGTCGGCTTGCCGACACGCCGTTCCACTTACCTGCCGTTCGGGCAGCCGCACTTCGGCGATGAGGAAATCGCGGCAGTCACCCGCGTGCTGCGTTCGGGCTGGGTGGGCCTCGGTCCCGAGACGATAGCGTTCGAGGAAGAGTTGGCCGGCAGCTTCGGCGCGCCTCATGTGGTCGCGGTCAACTCGTGCACGTCGGCGCTGTTCCTGTCGCTGCTCGTCCACGGCGTCGGCGCCGGAGACGAGGTGATCGTCCCGAGCCTCACGTGGATCAGCACCGCGAACGCCGCACGCCACCTGGGTGCCACGCCGGTCTTCTGTGACATCCATTCCGAGACCATGTGCGTGACGCCGGCGACGGTGCGCGCGCGCCTGACCCCGCGAACCAAGGCGGTGGTCGTCGTGCACCTGGGCGGCCTCGCGGTGGACGTCGAGGCCATCCGCCGCGCGATCCCCTCGCACATCGCCATCGTCGAGGATGCGGCCCACGCGTGTGGCGCCAGGTTTGCGGATGGGACGGCTGTGGGATCGTCGGGCAACCTGACCTGCTTCAGTTTCTACGCGAACAAGAACCTCTCCACGGGCGATGGCGGCGCCATCGCGCTTGCGGACGGACGGCTGGCGGACCGCCTGCGTTCGCTGCGTCAGCACGCGCTGCCCAACGACGCATGGAAGCGGTTCATCGACGCCCGCAGCCTGGGCTCGACGGCGATCGACGAAGTCGGTTACAAGATGAACTACACGGACCTGCAGGCCGCCATCGGGCGCGTGCAGCTTCGCCGCCAGCCGGAGTTTGCCGTGCGGCGGCTGGCCGTGGCTCGGACTTACGCCGAGCGTCTGGCGTCGTTGCCGTGGGCGATTCCGATCCAGTCCGGCGTGCTCGAACCCGCGCACGCCCGTCACCTGTTCCTCGTGCAGCTTCCCATCGGCGACCTCGCGCAATCACGCGACGACATTCTGAGCGGCCTGCGTGACCGGAACATCGGCGCCAGCATTCACTATCAGCCGGTCCACACGATGCCGCTCTACGCGCGGGGGCGAGCCGATGTCCTGCCGGTGACCGACCACGTGGCGAGCCGGATTCTCACGCTGCCGATCAGCGCTTCGATGTCCGTGGCGGATGCCCGGCAGGCGATCGCGGCGCTCGCGGATGTGGTGTCGACACAGCCGGTCCGGCAACCGCAGCTGAAGCGGAGTGTGGGCTGATGGACTACGGGTTTGGGGACCGGTTGTCCGCCGCGTTTCCGTCGCAGGTCATCATCGACGTGACCGAGCTCTGCAACCTCGCGTGCACGCACTGTCCGCACCCGGCGTTCAAGCAATCGTCGCACTATGCCGGGCGATCGCTGGCGTTCGAATTGAGCGCCAAGGCTATCGGCGAAGTGGCGGCGGCCGGCCGCGGCCACGTGCGGAATGTCCGCTATGCGAGTGACGGGGAGCCGCTGCTCAACAAGGCGATCTACAGGATGCTGTCGGATGCGGTGGAGCGCTCGGGGACGTTCGTGTCGCTCACCACCAACGGCACGCTGCTGACACCGTCGCGAATCGACCAACTGCTCGAGACCGGCGTGCAACTGGTGGATGTGAGCATCGATGCCTTCTCGGCGGAGACCTACTCGAACATTCGCGTGCACGGCGATCTGGCGGTAACCCGCGGCAACATCGAGCGCCTTATTGCGCGCGCCAGTGAATCAGGATCGGCCACGCGGATTGCCGTCAGCTTCATCGAACAACCCGGGAACGCCCACGAGACCGCCGACTTCGAGCGGTTCTGGACGGACGCTGGCGCGCATTCAGTGGCCATCCGACGCCTCCATTCCGCGTCGGGCGCCGTGATCGCCGTGGCCGATGTGATGCGCCGCCAGGCGGCGACGCAGGCGCGCCGGCCATGTGTTTATCCGTGGGAGCGCGTCGTCGTCACGCCCAGGGGGACGCTGGCGTTCTGCCCGTCTGACTGGACCGGCGGATCGTCCCTTGTCGATTACGCGACCACCACGATCGCGGAGTTGTGGCAGAGCCGTCGGTACGAGGCCTTGCGCCGCGCGCATCTCACCAACGACTACAGCGCCCACGCCTTCTGTGGGCAGTGCCCCGACTGGCGGGAAACGCGATGGCCCGGGCAGGGCGCCAGCTACGCGACCCTCGTTCAGGGCCTGAAGGAGACCGCCGCATGACCGTCGCTGAATGTGTGACCACGCCGCTTGTCTCCGACATTGAAACGTTGGTGGAAGGCGTGCACGGCTGGTCGCCCATCGACCAGCTGTTCATGCTGTCGATGCTCGTCCACGCGACGTCGCACCTGCCAGGCGATCTCGTGGAAGTGGGATCGTGGTTTGGCCGTTCGGCCGTGGTGCTCGGCGCCGCCGCCCGCGACACGCACGGCATCGTCCATTGCATCGATCCGTTCCCGCAGCGGGACGACTGGCGTCGCAATGCGGACGGCAGCTACTCATTCGAGGTGGCGGTCGATGGCCACCGCCACACCGGCTACCTGGAACAGACCGTGTGGCCGGCGCCGTTCGAGGCGCAGATGGCGCCCATCTACGCCACCCATCCCAGTGTCTTCGACGGGTTCCTGGACAACGTCCGCGAGCGCGGGCTGCAGTCCGTGGTCCAGCCCCATCGCGGCACCGCGTCCACCTTCGCCGGACAGGCTCCGCCCTCGTTCCAATGCCGCCTTCTGTTCCTTGACGGCGACCATGGCTATGCGGCGGTGCGGGACGACATCATGCGGTTGACGCCCTTCCTGGTCCCGGGCGGGTGGATTTGCTTCGACGATGCATTTTCCGGCTATGACGGCGTGAATCGCGCGGTCACCGAGTTCATCATCGAGAGTCCCGAGTTCGATCTCAAGCGGCAGATGACCCGGAAATGCTTTGCCGCGAGGAAGGCGCTGCGTCGCTGAGGCGCGGACATGCGATGAAGCGGGTCGCGATTCTCCAGTCGAACTACATTCCGTGGAAGGGGTATTTCGACCTCATCCACGACGTCGATACGCTCGTGTTTTATGACGACGTCCAGTACACGACCAACGACTGGCGGAACCGCAATCGCATCAAGACCGCGTCGGGGCCGCAATGGCTGACCATACCCGTGGGCAAGCACATGCACCGCCGGATCTGCGACGTCACGCTGCCATGGGACGGGGCCTGGGCGGAGACGCACTGGCGCCGGATTGAGGCGGCCTATCGGCATACGCCGTACTTCCCGCAGTACCGCGACTACTTCGAGGCCTTGTATCGAGGACGCCGGTCGACATCGTTGTCTGAGCTGAACCAGGCATTCGTGATGGGCATCTGCCGCGACCTGCTCGGCGTGGCGACACGGTTCGAGCAGTCCGGCGACTACGCGCTGACCGGGACGAAAGGCGCGCGCGTCTTCGACCTGCTCGATCAAGTCGGTGCCGACGTGTACGTCTCCGGACCTGCCGCACGTGCCTACCTCACCGACGACGCTTTCACGGCGCGCGGCATGAGCGTCGTCTGGAAGGACTACAGCGGATACCCGGAGTATCCCCAGGCGCACGGTCCGTTTCGCCACGACGTCAGCATCCTTGACTTGTTGTTCCACACCGGACCCGACGCGCCGTGGCACATCTGGGGCTGGCGCGAGACCGCCGCTCGGGTGGTGGCGGCGTGACCACGACACGCGACTCGATCGTGGACGCGGAGCGATGGCTTGCCGGAGTGCCGGTCGAGGGCTCTTCGGCGCTTTGTGTCATTGGCCTCGGTCAGGGCTGTCTGCTGGATGCGTTGGACCAGCGCGGCTGGAGCGGCCGTGTCGTCGCGCTGGAGCCGGACACCTCCTCGTCGCCCGAAGGCCTCGGTCGGCCTCAGGTCCAGGCATGGCTGAACGCGGGCCGGCTCACGATCGTAGCCGGTCCCACCTACGACGGTCTCGACCGCGCGCTGTTGTCGATCGAGTTGACCTCGGAGAAGCCGGTGATCGTACTGAATCCGTCGGTGGCGCGCGCGCATCGGGATCAGGCCATGCAGGCCGCTCGGCTCATTGGCCGCGCGTGGTTTGGGGCACGAGCCAACCAGGAGGCCAAGCGCCAGAACGGCGGGCGCTACCTGCTCAACACGCTGCGCAACGCCCGGACGATAGCGGCGGAGGGCGACGCCGCGGCGCTGGCGGGCATTGGCGCGCACGTGCCCGCAATTGTGGTCGGCGCCGGCCCCTCGCTCGACCGCAACCTGCCCGACATCGCGGCGTACCGCGATCGCGCGCTGATCATCGCCGCGGACACGTCGCTGCGGCCGCTGCTGGCGGCGGGCATCCATCCCGACCT containing:
- a CDS encoding class I SAM-dependent methyltransferase translates to MRIAVAGAPEAMPNTTDPSAPLSSGLHRSPVSGRPVYIWGAGQVGLEARRLLRDRNLCGFLDQASGRWGSTVEGLPVADPRSVLHQPARPFVVIASMYETQIAEQLVEAGWMAGADFATVASLATGDGERSEDVFSRIFHTNSWRDAESVSGGGSSLGATRRVRDALPALLQQYGVRSILDAPCGDVNWMAELLPSLDHYTGVDIVAPLIARNAERFAAPRVTFLHRDIAVDALPSADLIICRDCLVHLPNHVAADVLRNFARTSSTYLLSTTFPDSGRNHDVITGAWRPVDLRQPPFGLPAPLETIAEKAPGPDGLFADKALALWRFDTIRASLSRNTASR
- a CDS encoding PAS domain S-box protein — translated: MPTPPTAIFIVEDEALIAMELRDRLTVLGYHVCGHALRGEVALEQVPASGADVVLMDVRLAGTMDGIETAARLHDLTDAAIIFLTAYSDDDLLRRAGAVEPHGYLVKPFEERELHATIQMALYRRRMERAIQEANERLEERVRERTAALEASGRLLSSINANLEGTVIYRMAFSATGQMRCTYMSPNVEDVFGISAVDFMADADAIFRMMEPADVPRVRANITESLRTGNTASVEFRLRRVDGSIAWLHFRSRLSERLPDGTQVRDGVATDITAAKDAEATLRESEERLAVTLQSIGDAVMATDTAGRITQMNPIAEQLTGWPLSEALGLPVAEVFHIINATTRQPADSPVGEVLASGGPHELANHTALVARDGTERAIADSAAPIRDAGGRLLGVVLVFRDETEARDRRRLVERQRTMLAALHLAQEQYITDPDSYVAFDGLLAAVIQSTASSCGFIAEIHRDDTGRPHLSIDAVSAGAPREFVAWFGLLAGVPSPEPGHLDALIATLVTAHAPFISNRPATDPRRDGPPPGAERPHAFMGIPIVVGDETVGMVGMADRPGGYDESLLADLRPLLTTCGSLILARRNEQRRQAAEVALRDLNTNLEAEVQRRAAALAESEQMFSTLATASPVGVFRTDVAGECVSVNDRWCEITALSEQEARGTGWSRALHPHDRDRVGTEWMAAVQTSGEFRSEYRFQRPDGESTWVLGQAVPIVDDRGIAGGYIGTLTDVTEQKQTERALRALSSDLLGLKGAAFFDSTVRSLAELLDCEVAFASQRVAVQRSQLQTIAIIEDGALQRDYAYDVTNRPCHDVLEAGAGVFVSRGARKHYPLDPILAAKQIEAVAAVPIIDHGGRVIGVVGVMSRRPLTHPSRTEAILGLFGVSIAAEIERERGARQFRDLVEFASDGIVMTDRHGLITLVNRQAERLFGWSREELVGRQVEVLIPANVRARHISDRQSFFERPEQRAMGPDRPTLLARRKDGSEFPAEITLSPIETDEGTTVVAAIRDVTDRLKLEQQARRAQRMEAIGTLAGGIAHDLNNALAPITMSLSMLRTRPNSPRLIDTMERSAMRAVGMVQQLLAFARGADGQRTPLEATHLVSDLEAIIRPTFPKNITLDIHVPAAAPAPVMGDTTQLHQVLLNLCVNARDAMPDGGTLTLAVADVDVDAALAASAPDAAGRPGPYVALHVTDTGSGIPPEMTERIFDPFFTTKGPDKGTGLGLSTVLGIVKGHGGFILMSSKVGHGTTFSVYLPAAKGVTAEASPPATGSITGAGELVLLVDDEDSVREAAGQVLARLNFTCLLAADGNEALSLVARHGPAIRVVITDLHMPHMSGLGFVGAMRLMLPDTPVIVTSGRLDDAAEQFRELGVRLVLDKPFTEEKLAAALRVALDASGPAQ
- a CDS encoding PAS domain S-box protein, whose amino-acid sequence is MDLLLLQTYAGQTASFVALGVIAALMPAEAREFPHGRQFRWLAAFGLIRGGLGFVELWTLEPVPRWWTAALLAVSFACLFEFTRRLFRDVGRRTSAGWTPYTSLAVFIAVIGATLLVPVLATNRVAAYDAAIRYLIVLPGGVGAAIALHLTMRGTMIARVDRWLTYALCAGFATYGLLAGLFVDPWAGLPVWMPTSGSTLAVTGLPVAVFRAAAIAVAALCLGALAHRASHRAGLQLRRQTQELEALTASLESRVAERTAALRGQEAFAQHLINGTPAIIVLLSPEGRIKHVNPAFERLTGWTLQEVRGREWLTLLPRREVSSVGRLLQVAIAGTPACGNVNPILTRSGDERELEWYDQVLRDGTGTVTGLVAMGIDVTERRQAEKAADALRRRQSNILDSMFAMVGVFDLAGNLLEANRAPLELAGLEPEDVIGRPFWETYWWSYSPVVQEQVRSALSRAARGNIVREDFVIRVAGGLFITIDAMFGPLRNADGTIVEVIGSAVDVTDRQRAEQALRESETRLRAIFESEPECVKIVARDGTLLDMNPAGLRLIGASTLDSLRSLRVFDLIDAQYHDLYREAIDAVFRGESSQDQYQIVAPDGSRRWMEQHAVPMRDSADPSRVTAMLAVTRDITSRRSMEVALRQSEQRLRQAQAIAAIGNWELDVAAGALWWSDEIYSIFEIDQRRFGASYTAFLEAIHPGDREAVNAAYTASLVTRQPYHITHRIQTADGRVKHVEERCETDFAADGAPLRSRGTVQEITVRVEAEEALRASVREKETLLREVHHRVKNNLQIVSSLLHFQAKKVKRPEDLAAFDDARARLRAMSLVHEKLYRSRELSAILMHDYLKELIGGVRQSHAAPNQSVTVELTADPIYLSVETAMPVGMIVGELLTNVFKHAFPTNRRNGRAAVHLTTSGGQAEIGVTDDGVGLPETFSPESGESFGWQMVMALTAQLEGELRVTRGAGTSVVITFPMAERARTPAPTFLSETG
- a CDS encoding class I SAM-dependent methyltransferase — protein: MLSDPVDYARGQNPADHRWLSLLSTLTEGRRLFDVGCGSGAFVEAASAAGWQATGFDSDRRLIGLAGHLGDKVEALDAQHWNPVDDSYDVVRLWFVLEHVQFPGRLLRRAIGALRSKGLLQLAVPNDAGWLSRRVMTSPDDRFWEHPLHLHHFAPFGLERWLETQGCEAEVAEAGRPTELMRGGSLPLDETWEAVRRTDPSLSRLFYQLGVGRSREMIWRKTGTQGAW